A stretch of DNA from Methanolinea mesophila:
GATCAACACAAAATCGTACTCCCTGCCGCATATATCCGTCCCTTTCGGGGAGGTGATGGGAATGTGCAGGTCCGGTGCCCGACTTTCAAAAAAGGGGCATTCCGGATAATCTTTCTCCCCGCAGGAGACGAGGGCCATGAACTCCTCGCAGCTCCGTGCCCCGCAGGCCCCGCAGTTCTTCCCCGGGGGCTGCCAGGAGCGGGTATCAGTCCCCGCGGAACAGGTCGTCGGCACCTTCAAGTTTTCTCACCACCCCGGAATGTTTTTGCCACCCGATCTCCTGTTTTCCCACACATATGGTGCATACCCCAAGGGGCGGTATTCCCCTGAGAGTTATCGTCCCGGGATCCTCGATCTCGTCCGTCTGCTCGATCGCTCTCATGAGGTAGCGAAGGCCGGTTCCCTGGATGGCGTTGGTCTCTATAATCTCCACGTGGGGCGCGACCTCTTTTGTCCGTTCCCGGAACACCTCTTTCTCAGACTGGGACACCAGGTCGGTCTTGGTGATTACCGCGATGTCGGCGAGCGATATCATGGGCCCCATCTTGAGGGGGGAGTTCATCCCGCTCACCGCCGAAAGAACGACAATCCCCAGTGACTGTGTGGTGTAGGGCGAACACCGGAGGCAGAGGCCGGCGCTTTCCACGATAAATATCTCTGCACCGTTCTCTTCCGCCCAGGAGAGCGCGTCGGCGAGGACCATGATCCCGGTGTGGTCGGGACAGAGGTCCCCGGAGTATACTTT
This window harbors:
- a CDS encoding GTP-binding protein; its protein translation is MKLIVIAGPPSAGKTAVARQIIRHFLGKKRVAFLKIDVVRAFEDEELRAEFGIPARKVYSGDLCPDHTGIMVLADALSWAEENGAEIFIVESAGLCLRCSPYTTQSLGIVVLSAVSGMNSPLKMGPMISLADIAVITKTDLVSQSEKEVFRERTKEVAPHVEIIETNAIQGTGLRYLMRAIEQTDEIEDPGTITLRGIPPLGVCTICVGKQEIGWQKHSGVVRKLEGADDLFRGD